One region of Pyramidobacter sp. YE332 genomic DNA includes:
- a CDS encoding ankyrin repeat domain-containing protein, whose amino-acid sequence MADDEKSVAAAEVQPEPGKDFWTLCVKGTVEEIKGRVAAEQIDVTQPFRDGITPLYLAAQNNSLAVVQYFLDAGADVNVRTTGEYGDTILHAAVWTKDLRVVQALLEHGADPMATNAKGWTPLRLARYHVRGKEMLQLLIKHMKLEPAENGRSYEGTIEYVDLWSKRCYQLCGTTLIEHSMDRLNTSNISLGETDRIAYGSSQKRKAVVVNTVPAG is encoded by the coding sequence ATGGCGGACGATGAAAAAAGCGTTGCGGCGGCAGAGGTGCAGCCGGAGCCTGGGAAAGACTTCTGGACGCTGTGCGTCAAAGGGACGGTCGAAGAGATCAAGGGAAGAGTCGCTGCGGAGCAAATCGACGTCACACAGCCGTTTCGCGACGGGATTACGCCGTTGTACCTGGCGGCGCAGAATAACTCGCTGGCAGTGGTTCAATATTTTCTCGATGCCGGGGCTGACGTCAACGTGCGGACGACGGGCGAATACGGTGATACGATCCTCCACGCCGCGGTCTGGACGAAGGATCTTCGCGTCGTGCAGGCGCTGCTCGAGCACGGAGCGGATCCGATGGCGACGAACGCCAAAGGCTGGACGCCGCTGCGGCTGGCGCGTTACCACGTGCGCGGCAAGGAGATGCTTCAGCTCCTGATCAAACACATGAAACTGGAGCCTGCCGAGAACGGCCGCTCGTATGAGGGAACGATCGAGTATGTGGATCTCTGGTCGAAAAGATGTTATCAGCTGTGCGGCACTACGCTGATCGAACATTCCATGGATCGCCTGAACACGTCGAATATTTCTCTGGGAGAGACGGACCGGATCGCGTACGGCTCTTCGCAGAAGCGCAAGGCCGTGGTCGTGAATACGGTGCCGGCAGGATAG
- a CDS encoding tyrosine-type recombinase/integrase, whose protein sequence is MTSARTLFLMSNGPVTSIDEAAQSFLTCKTAARAAPKTCKEYAKTIRQFFAAFPQAWSSPLKMRTAFLSWLSQEVAPATYNLRLIYVRAFWRWCVEEGIQQPEPDPFRGLKRRSAPGRFRDIDAAKVKELLALPDRSTWAGLRDYALILFTLDTATRPGEALQLLPADFNFSSLAVVIPAHAAKTREERIIPLSPTTAAALRHVMQRRPREWDAEMYVFASVTGRRLAVERWNDRLKGYRLKDGTTFRPYDLRHAACTLHLRAGMSGEVLQRLMGHHGPEMTQRYIHLTADDLRKEQALTSPAELLVPARKRAPRKIG, encoded by the coding sequence ATGACATCCGCACGAACGCTTTTCCTGATGAGCAACGGGCCCGTAACGTCGATCGATGAAGCCGCGCAAAGCTTTCTGACCTGCAAAACCGCCGCCAGAGCTGCGCCCAAGACGTGCAAGGAATACGCAAAGACGATCCGGCAATTCTTCGCCGCCTTCCCGCAAGCGTGGAGCAGCCCGCTGAAGATGCGCACCGCCTTCCTTTCGTGGCTCAGCCAGGAGGTCGCTCCCGCCACCTACAACCTGCGGCTGATCTACGTCCGCGCTTTCTGGCGCTGGTGTGTCGAAGAGGGGATACAGCAGCCGGAACCCGATCCGTTCAGGGGCCTGAAGCGCCGCAGTGCGCCGGGACGGTTCCGCGACATCGACGCCGCGAAGGTGAAAGAGCTGCTGGCGCTTCCAGACCGTTCCACATGGGCGGGGCTTCGGGACTACGCCCTGATCCTCTTCACGCTCGACACGGCCACGCGCCCCGGCGAAGCGCTCCAGCTGCTTCCGGCCGACTTCAACTTCTCTTCTCTCGCGGTCGTCATTCCGGCGCACGCCGCCAAGACCCGCGAAGAGAGGATCATCCCCCTCTCGCCGACCACGGCCGCCGCGCTGAGGCACGTCATGCAGCGCCGGCCGCGCGAATGGGACGCGGAAATGTATGTTTTCGCCAGCGTCACGGGGCGGCGTCTCGCCGTGGAACGCTGGAACGACCGTCTGAAAGGTTATCGCTTGAAAGACGGCACCACGTTCAGGCCCTACGACCTGAGGCACGCCGCCTGCACGCTCCACCTCAGGGCCGGGATGAGCGGAGAAGTCCTTCAGCGCCTCATGGGCCATCATGGCCCGGAGATGACGCAGCGCTACATCCACCTGACCGCCGACGACCTCAGAAAAGAGCAGGCGCTCACTTCGCCCGCCGAACTGTTGGTTCCCGCGAGGAAAAGAGCGCCCAGAAAGATCGGATAA
- a CDS encoding helix-turn-helix transcriptional regulator → MPFNYKPLFKLLIDRGMKREDLRKTVNASRTTFSKMSKGEYVALEVLDRICSALRAPIQNVIEHEPAASAEADEPEADREGKEQAHD, encoded by the coding sequence ATGCCATTCAACTATAAACCGTTGTTCAAACTACTCATTGACAGAGGCATGAAGCGTGAAGACTTAAGGAAAACTGTCAATGCCTCTCGTACTACCTTCTCTAAAATGAGTAAGGGCGAATACGTGGCTCTCGAAGTGCTCGACCGCATCTGCTCCGCCCTGCGCGCGCCGATCCAGAACGTGATCGAGCACGAGCCTGCGGCCAGCGCTGAAGCCGACGAACCGGAAGCTGACCGCGAAGGGAAGGAGCAGGCTCATGATTAG
- a CDS encoding Fic family protein: MISYSRLAELKARLDACRPLTPGELERLREQFTIEYTYNSNAIEGNTLTLRETALVLEGITIGEKPLKDHLEAIGHRDAFACVERLVSEKEPLTEWRIREIHSLVLMDRPEDKGRYRKVPVVIAGAFHTPTEPLLIHEEMAALLRDFAATDKNAVEAAALFHLRFEGIHPFIDGNGRTGRLLLNFMLMQAGFPPVNVKYSDRRRYYAAFDSYYRDGDSAPMTGLVKECLEARLLEYLKVLD, translated from the coding sequence ATGATTAGCTATTCCCGCCTCGCGGAGCTGAAAGCCAGGCTCGACGCCTGCCGGCCATTGACGCCCGGAGAGCTGGAACGCCTTCGGGAACAGTTCACGATCGAGTACACCTACAACTCCAACGCCATCGAGGGCAACACGCTCACGCTCAGGGAAACGGCGCTTGTGCTGGAAGGGATCACCATCGGCGAGAAGCCGCTGAAAGACCACCTGGAAGCCATCGGCCACCGCGACGCCTTCGCCTGCGTCGAGCGGCTCGTCTCGGAAAAAGAACCGCTGACGGAGTGGCGCATCCGGGAAATCCATTCCCTCGTACTCATGGACAGGCCGGAAGACAAGGGCCGGTATCGGAAAGTGCCCGTCGTCATCGCTGGGGCTTTCCACACGCCGACGGAGCCGCTGCTGATCCATGAGGAAATGGCCGCCCTGCTGAGAGACTTCGCCGCCACGGACAAGAACGCGGTCGAGGCGGCGGCATTGTTCCATCTCCGCTTCGAGGGCATCCATCCCTTCATCGACGGCAACGGGCGCACGGGGCGGCTGCTGCTGAACTTCATGCTCATGCAGGCGGGCTTTCCGCCCGTCAACGTGAAATACAGCGATCGCCGCCGCTATTACGCCGCCTTTGATTCCTACTACAGAGACGGCGATTCCGCGCCGATGACCGGTCTGGTTAAGGAGTGCCTCGAGGCCCGTTTGCTGGAGTATTTGAAGGTACTGGATTGA
- a CDS encoding type II toxin-antitoxin system RelB/DinJ family antitoxin: MNAENTTVVNVRMPQQIKHDAQQILSELGLSTSDAVRLFFRQIVDEGGLPFQPRLSAETLQAMADAEAGRLEEVTLDQMKAELDAIH, translated from the coding sequence ATGAACGCGGAGAATACAACCGTCGTCAACGTCCGCATGCCGCAGCAGATCAAGCACGACGCTCAGCAGATCCTTTCCGAACTTGGCCTCAGCACCAGCGACGCCGTGCGGCTGTTCTTTCGTCAGATCGTCGATGAAGGCGGTCTTCCCTTCCAGCCGCGCCTCAGCGCCGAAACGCTTCAGGCCATGGCCGACGCGGAAGCCGGAAGACTCGAAGAAGTGACGCTCGACCAGATGAAGGCCGAACTTGATGCGATCCATTAA
- a CDS encoding helix-turn-helix domain-containing protein, with the protein MGSKPKGVKLARPKAGMPQKLTEEVKDKIIDAIRCGVYIETAAAVAGITRQTFYNWLRRGKEEKRGKFHDFVKEVNIAFAEVTRNDMEVIGLAGERDWKAAAWRIEKRDKLYRDTSGTSKIGSEDDPFIVFLKGVRDGSADSNAE; encoded by the coding sequence ATGGGAAGCAAGCCGAAGGGCGTTAAGCTGGCGCGTCCTAAAGCAGGTATGCCGCAAAAGCTGACGGAAGAGGTGAAGGACAAGATCATCGACGCGATCCGCTGCGGCGTGTACATAGAAACCGCCGCGGCAGTCGCAGGGATTACGCGGCAGACCTTTTACAACTGGCTGAGGCGCGGCAAAGAGGAAAAACGCGGCAAGTTCCACGACTTCGTGAAGGAGGTGAACATCGCTTTCGCGGAGGTGACGCGGAACGACATGGAGGTGATCGGTCTGGCCGGAGAACGCGACTGGAAGGCCGCGGCGTGGAGGATCGAGAAGCGGGACAAGCTGTATCGCGATACGAGCGGCACAAGCAAGATCGGGAGCGAGGACGATCCGTTCATCGTCTTCCTCAAGGGTGTAAGAGACGGGAGTGCTGATAGCAATGCAGAGTGA
- a CDS encoding AAA family ATPase, translating into MNAAWFEKHVESRVEKLRRGGDEVVMSSPLREDRSPSFTVNFEKGCWHDLGTDESGTLTDLAGRLGVPAPEYAGGGTSSSSRKERDAKAAAAEREKIEAARAVWEMATEKDVQSHEYLKAKRIDVTGLALRVLPFSGPALPKPYQKIPRRGQLIVPVKDAKTDQLVGVELIDCFKADGKWGKRDLGIKEGGYWEAGTCSGKDAPLVFCEGMATAATVKRFVGDSARAICCFGAGNVSVVAAAFSSRFPGREIVIATDAGETGEDAYNAVRLGEAKKRGRGHENDTLRPAIPDALKAIPQGESNIDWNDVVLAKGFEAARTEFEKRLKLSRMLRKMQASEATRNKPKFISASALMATRFEAKKWAVEGLVPSGLTVLASIAKKGKSWLVLQMGAAVAAGKPFLGMKTTQGAVLYAALEDTQARLKERLQLLYPMGGVPSVMSFTTTFPRLDAGGLELLLEWVVENSPSLVVIDVWNKVKPAGTDKGLNAYEADYKAVGPLKALADMTDTPILLVHHLKKGGAASGEMLEGLSGSMGLPSAADAILALKREGQRETAVIERTGRDMNCTDDIPIRWTKPAGWRLSTPEEIYKERREKETGTARAIFDALEETGAPMSPKQIAEAAGISPQNVRMYVKRLKDAGQLQRFSDGSYYLAEEAALCREEKEVPPIKEEDNNLSLFSVTPVTPVTPVTPVTGVTVGQERGCYASVTPVVTPIRSSDTNGLGEKRNSVTSVTAPLVV; encoded by the coding sequence ATGAACGCCGCGTGGTTCGAGAAGCACGTCGAGTCTCGAGTCGAGAAGCTAAGGAGAGGCGGAGACGAGGTGGTCATGAGCTCGCCGCTGCGGGAAGACCGCAGCCCCTCCTTTACGGTCAACTTTGAAAAAGGCTGCTGGCACGATCTTGGTACCGACGAGAGCGGCACGCTGACTGACCTTGCCGGCCGTCTGGGCGTTCCAGCGCCGGAATACGCGGGCGGCGGGACTTCTTCTTCCTCGAGGAAAGAGCGGGACGCCAAAGCCGCAGCAGCGGAGAGGGAAAAGATCGAGGCGGCCCGTGCCGTGTGGGAGATGGCGACGGAGAAAGACGTGCAGAGCCATGAATACCTGAAAGCCAAGCGGATCGATGTAACAGGCCTTGCGTTGCGAGTGCTTCCCTTTAGCGGCCCCGCTTTGCCGAAGCCGTACCAGAAAATCCCCCGCCGCGGGCAGCTGATCGTCCCCGTGAAGGACGCGAAGACGGATCAGCTCGTCGGCGTGGAACTGATCGACTGCTTCAAGGCTGATGGCAAGTGGGGCAAGCGCGATCTTGGCATTAAAGAGGGCGGCTACTGGGAAGCCGGAACGTGTTCCGGGAAAGACGCGCCACTCGTCTTCTGCGAGGGCATGGCCACTGCGGCAACGGTGAAACGCTTTGTCGGCGATTCTGCGCGCGCGATCTGCTGCTTCGGGGCGGGGAATGTGTCCGTCGTGGCGGCGGCTTTTTCTTCGCGGTTCCCGGGCAGGGAGATCGTCATCGCCACCGACGCGGGCGAAACCGGAGAAGACGCCTACAATGCCGTGCGGCTGGGCGAAGCGAAAAAGCGCGGACGGGGGCACGAAAATGATACCCTGCGCCCCGCGATTCCCGACGCCCTGAAAGCCATTCCCCAAGGGGAGAGCAACATCGACTGGAACGACGTTGTTCTCGCCAAGGGCTTCGAGGCCGCCCGCACGGAGTTTGAGAAGCGTCTGAAGCTGTCGCGGATGCTGCGCAAGATGCAGGCTTCGGAAGCGACGCGGAACAAGCCAAAGTTTATTAGCGCGTCTGCGCTCATGGCCACAAGATTCGAAGCCAAGAAGTGGGCGGTCGAGGGGCTTGTTCCTTCGGGGCTGACCGTGCTTGCCTCGATTGCCAAGAAGGGCAAGAGCTGGCTCGTTCTGCAAATGGGGGCGGCGGTCGCGGCTGGAAAGCCCTTCCTTGGCATGAAGACGACGCAGGGGGCCGTACTCTATGCGGCTCTGGAAGACACTCAGGCACGTTTAAAAGAGCGGCTCCAGCTGCTCTACCCTATGGGTGGCGTTCCCTCTGTCATGAGCTTCACAACGACCTTCCCACGCCTCGACGCCGGAGGGCTTGAGCTACTGCTGGAATGGGTCGTTGAAAATAGCCCTTCGCTCGTAGTTATCGACGTCTGGAACAAGGTGAAGCCAGCGGGCACGGACAAAGGCCTGAACGCCTACGAAGCCGACTATAAGGCCGTCGGCCCATTGAAAGCACTGGCCGATATGACGGATACGCCGATCCTTCTCGTCCACCACCTGAAAAAAGGCGGTGCGGCAAGCGGTGAGATGCTGGAAGGGCTGTCCGGTTCCATGGGGCTACCGAGCGCGGCGGATGCGATCCTCGCCCTGAAGCGTGAGGGACAGCGCGAAACGGCAGTGATCGAGCGGACGGGACGAGACATGAACTGTACCGACGATATTCCCATCCGTTGGACGAAGCCCGCGGGCTGGCGTCTCTCCACGCCGGAAGAGATCTACAAAGAGCGCCGCGAGAAGGAAACCGGCACAGCGAGGGCCATCTTCGACGCTCTGGAAGAAACCGGCGCGCCGATGTCGCCCAAGCAGATCGCGGAAGCGGCGGGAATTTCTCCGCAAAATGTCCGGATGTATGTTAAGCGCCTCAAAGACGCGGGCCAGCTCCAGCGGTTCAGCGACGGCAGTTATTACCTCGCAGAAGAAGCAGCCCTGTGCCGCGAAGAAAAAGAAGTTCCCCCTATAAAAGAAGAAGATAATAATCTCTCTCTCTTTTCTGTTACGCCTGTTACGCCTGTTACGCCCGTTACGCCTGTTACGGGTGTTACGGTTGGGCAAGAACGAGGCTGTTACGCTTCTGTTACGCCTGTTGTTACGCCTATCCGAAGCAGTGATACCAATGGTTTAGGCGAAAAGCGTAACAGCGTAACAAGCGTAACAGCCCCCCTGGTTGTTTAA
- a CDS encoding helix-turn-helix domain-containing protein, with the protein MSAQESINKAAARTQRALVLRHLKSGRTLTQDEAQALYGVRRLAARISELRNDFGFPIRTEMVDVGGVSGLARYSLEQTPEDIKRKRAVLQSLLRGDAVEAVPGVSPDELARIMGYLRADGWPVLAIEGKYILIGAGKGAASDA; encoded by the coding sequence ATGAGCGCGCAGGAAAGTATCAATAAAGCAGCGGCGAGAACGCAGCGGGCGCTTGTGCTGCGCCACCTGAAAAGCGGCAGGACGCTGACGCAGGACGAAGCGCAGGCGCTTTACGGAGTGCGGCGGCTGGCGGCCCGTATCAGCGAGCTGCGGAACGACTTTGGCTTCCCCATAAGAACAGAGATGGTTGACGTCGGTGGCGTATCCGGGCTGGCGCGCTACTCTTTGGAGCAGACGCCGGAAGACATTAAGAGAAAGCGGGCCGTGCTTCAATCTCTCCTTCGCGGGGATGCCGTAGAGGCCGTTCCGGGCGTATCGCCTGATGAGCTGGCGCGTATCATGGGATATCTGCGCGCCGACGGCTGGCCAGTACTGGCCATTGAAGGGAAATACATTTTGATCGGCGCGGGGAAGGGGGCGGCGAGTGATGCTTAG
- a CDS encoding IS30 family transposase gives MCPDFKEEVCPQLSVPPYVCNGCPNRHRCTLKKRIYSAKSANDSYEKTLHEAREGFNISDAELADIDSFFSPLIKQGQSLYHIIRNNRDTVPCSESTARRLLLSGILEARKIDLPRAVRFKKRKGKRNNMKVDKKCREGRTYNDFLSFSEKHPDMLITEIDSVVGTAGGKVLLTVILRNCNFMLAFLRDKNTAQSVEQIFTMLFTLLGRKRYKSMFQVLLADNGTEFSNPTAIEKGPDGERKSYMFYCNPQAPQEKTKVENNHTLIRRILPKGTTFDNLSQTDINLMMSHINSYGRKKFNGKSPAEIFINLYGEDVLHLLGLELIPPQDICLKRTLLAGK, from the coding sequence ATGTGTCCTGACTTTAAGGAGGAGGTCTGCCCGCAGCTTTCGGTTCCTCCGTATGTCTGTAACGGCTGCCCCAACCGTCACCGCTGCACTTTAAAAAAACGGATCTATTCTGCTAAATCTGCAAATGACTCTTACGAGAAAACTTTGCATGAGGCTCGTGAAGGCTTCAATATCTCCGATGCCGAGCTTGCAGATATTGATTCTTTTTTCTCTCCTCTCATCAAACAGGGGCAGTCTCTCTATCATATTATCCGTAATAATCGAGATACTGTTCCCTGTTCTGAAAGTACCGCCAGACGGCTCCTGCTTTCGGGTATTTTAGAGGCACGGAAAATAGACTTGCCCCGAGCTGTCCGTTTTAAGAAGAGAAAGGGAAAAAGAAATAACATGAAGGTGGATAAAAAATGTCGTGAAGGCCGTACCTACAATGATTTTCTCTCTTTTTCGGAGAAACATCCGGACATGCTTATTACCGAAATCGACAGTGTCGTTGGCACCGCAGGAGGAAAAGTTCTTCTGACTGTCATCTTAAGAAACTGCAACTTTATGCTGGCTTTTTTGAGAGATAAAAATACTGCTCAATCTGTTGAGCAGATTTTTACAATGCTCTTCACTCTTCTGGGCAGGAAACGCTATAAGTCCATGTTTCAGGTCCTTCTTGCTGACAACGGTACAGAGTTTTCCAATCCGACGGCTATCGAAAAAGGTCCGGACGGAGAAAGAAAATCATATATGTTCTATTGCAATCCACAAGCACCGCAGGAAAAAACGAAGGTTGAAAATAATCATACTCTCATTCGAAGGATCCTTCCCAAGGGAACAACTTTCGACAATTTATCCCAAACTGATATCAACCTGATGATGTCTCATATAAACTCATACGGGAGGAAAAAATTTAACGGAAAATCTCCTGCAGAGATCTTTATCAACCTGTATGGCGAGGACGTATTGCATTTACTCGGACTCGAACTTATTCCGCCACAGGATATCTGTTTAAAGCGGACTCTTCTCGCCGGTAAATAA
- the tadA gene encoding tRNA adenosine(34) deaminase TadA, producing MLTRDQEYMNLALELGLQAAREGDIPVGALVVDPCGEIVGRGRNRRRVEHDPTAHAEIVALRNAAQNLGAWNLSGCSLYVTLEPCPMCAGALVQARVSRLVYGCTDPKAGACGTLYDLTRDTRLFHRLQVVPGVMEQECRALLQDFFQACREKNRKFGR from the coding sequence ATGCTCACACGCGATCAGGAATACATGAACCTTGCCCTCGAACTGGGGCTTCAGGCGGCGCGCGAAGGCGACATCCCCGTGGGCGCGCTCGTGGTGGATCCTTGCGGAGAGATCGTCGGCAGGGGGCGCAATCGGCGCCGGGTTGAACATGACCCCACCGCGCATGCCGAGATAGTCGCTCTGCGAAACGCCGCACAAAATCTGGGCGCTTGGAACCTGAGCGGCTGTTCCCTCTACGTGACGCTCGAACCCTGTCCCATGTGCGCCGGGGCGCTCGTTCAGGCGCGCGTTTCGCGTCTCGTCTATGGCTGTACCGATCCGAAAGCCGGCGCCTGCGGCACCCTCTACGATTTAACGCGCGACACGCGCCTTTTTCATCGTCTGCAGGTCGTCCCCGGCGTAATGGAACAGGAATGCCGCGCGCTCCTTCAGGATTTCTTTCAGGCCTGCCGTGAGAAAAACCGCAAATTCGGTCGGTAA
- a CDS encoding 3'-5' exonuclease — translation MNREADIFLPAEKGYVVLDVESQGYVRFCPIEISAVRFAPDGQCLDAYSSLVRPRVARVSRYVSDLTGITTDMVRRAPLPREVIGSLRDFIGDSVIVGHAVAENDLPIIDHFCQELYHARLENVYVDTFYWAQALFPALGTGHYNLKALAEHFVIDAQTFHRAEADCRTTARLYQILHDAAQRLPDAERIQVLHDFAHKNDPKKPIRKSAKGTAKKTSGNVIDYNSLPVFEAGDEKAAVIHLWHARKQICVEVRFAGSVPEAADKFMDRHRECLWQAYLPNLRVADSVSLPVLKQLWKILRAQGCRLYRRADVRFEGLEAHEAKKEGAAKNRSCRRKRKTEPSIAACTGSD, via the coding sequence ATGAACAGAGAGGCGGATATTTTTCTTCCGGCGGAGAAGGGCTACGTGGTGCTCGACGTCGAATCTCAAGGCTACGTCCGGTTTTGTCCGATCGAAATTTCCGCGGTCCGCTTCGCTCCTGACGGGCAGTGCCTTGACGCGTACAGCTCCCTTGTGCGCCCGCGGGTGGCGCGGGTGTCTCGTTACGTCTCCGATCTGACCGGCATTACCACCGACATGGTGCGCCGTGCGCCGCTTCCCCGTGAGGTGATCGGCTCGCTCCGCGATTTCATCGGCGATAGCGTGATTGTCGGGCATGCGGTGGCGGAAAACGATCTTCCCATTATCGATCACTTTTGTCAGGAGCTTTATCACGCCCGGCTTGAAAACGTGTACGTAGATACTTTCTACTGGGCTCAAGCGCTCTTTCCGGCGCTGGGGACCGGACATTACAACTTGAAAGCGCTGGCGGAGCATTTTGTGATCGACGCGCAGACTTTTCATCGGGCCGAGGCCGACTGCCGCACGACCGCCCGGCTGTACCAGATCCTTCACGACGCGGCGCAGAGGTTGCCCGACGCCGAAAGGATACAGGTGCTGCACGATTTCGCCCATAAGAACGATCCCAAGAAGCCGATCCGGAAGAGCGCAAAGGGGACGGCGAAAAAGACGTCCGGTAACGTTATCGATTACAACAGCCTTCCGGTTTTCGAGGCGGGCGACGAAAAAGCCGCGGTAATCCACCTGTGGCACGCAAGGAAGCAAATCTGCGTCGAAGTGCGTTTCGCAGGCAGCGTTCCCGAGGCGGCCGACAAGTTTATGGACCGCCATCGCGAGTGCCTTTGGCAAGCGTATTTGCCGAATCTGCGCGTTGCCGACAGCGTTTCGCTGCCGGTGCTGAAGCAGCTGTGGAAGATCCTGCGCGCGCAGGGGTGCCGCTTGTATCGGCGGGCGGACGTCAGGTTCGAAGGGCTGGAGGCCCATGAAGCGAAAAAAGAGGGCGCCGCCAAAAATCGCTCCTGCCGCAGAAAACGGAAAACGGAGCCATCCATAGCGGCTTGCACCGGGTCGGATTGA
- a CDS encoding N-acetyltransferase — protein sequence MGGRKVGGMVITVDGKRGGLDLLFVSPHLHSGGIGYAAWCAVERRHPQVALWETVTPSFERRNIHFYVNQCGFHIVEFYNSHHPDPNTPDSEEETDGQFPDGRFRFEKRM from the coding sequence CTGGGCGGTCGGAAGGTCGGCGGCATGGTGATCACGGTGGACGGAAAACGCGGCGGTCTGGACCTGCTGTTCGTTTCGCCGCACCTCCACAGCGGGGGCATCGGTTATGCCGCGTGGTGCGCGGTAGAGCGGCGGCACCCGCAAGTGGCCCTCTGGGAGACCGTCACGCCCTCTTTCGAGAGACGAAATATCCATTTCTACGTCAACCAGTGCGGCTTCCATATCGTGGAGTTTTACAACAGCCATCATCCCGATCCCAACACCCCGGATTCGGAGGAAGAGACGGACGGGCAGTTTCCGGACGGGAGGTTTCGTTTTGAGAAGAGGATGTAA
- a CDS encoding flavin reductase → MKIEIGKNFPQYFKPSYPEEFELFSHFETTAGIPTVLFAITTWKGNGKPNVCFHSWSCFHGDKTAFFAVMGNVYQHTHTYANIQRDQCFCIDFLPISSYDRLIDTINHNDLETDEFAVGDFTLSHAKTIRAPVIQEAFINMECTLKETRNLSGAGITSMIVGQVQHISVEEEYAQGYERRYGREGFMMLIPAPQDLITGAAGRSAIATVNIEKCD, encoded by the coding sequence ATGAAAATAGAGATCGGAAAAAATTTTCCCCAGTATTTCAAGCCCTCGTATCCAGAGGAATTCGAACTGTTTTCACACTTTGAAACGACCGCGGGGATACCAACGGTTTTGTTTGCCATCACCACATGGAAGGGAAATGGAAAGCCGAATGTCTGCTTTCATTCGTGGAGCTGCTTTCACGGAGATAAGACCGCTTTTTTCGCCGTGATGGGGAATGTGTACCAGCACACGCATACCTATGCAAACATCCAAAGGGATCAATGCTTTTGCATCGATTTTCTGCCGATAAGCTCCTATGACAGATTGATAGATACCATTAACCACAATGACTTGGAAACGGATGAATTTGCCGTAGGAGATTTCACGCTTTCCCATGCGAAAACGATCCGCGCGCCGGTCATTCAAGAGGCATTCATAAATATGGAATGTACTTTGAAAGAAACGCGGAATTTAAGCGGTGCGGGGATCACCTCAATGATTGTCGGTCAGGTACAGCATATCTCCGTGGAAGAGGAATATGCGCAGGGCTATGAGCGACGATACGGCAGAGAGGGGTTTATGATGCTGATACCGGCGCCGCAAGATCTTATTACCGGGGCCGCCGGTCGATCCGCGATCGCCACTGTAAATATCGAGAAATGCGACTGA
- a CDS encoding DUF3795 domain-containing protein: MRDTIAYCGLDCEKCNAYLAALNDNQALRKKTAKIMGRVE; the protein is encoded by the coding sequence GTGAGGGATACGATCGCATACTGCGGGTTGGACTGCGAAAAGTGCAACGCATATCTTGCAGCACTCAATGACAATCAGGCGTTGCGTAAAAAAACGGCAAAAATCATGGGCCGAGTTGAATAA